DNA from Rhizobacter sp. J219:
CCGATCCGAAGCACCCATGAACGCCACTCTAGGGATCGGCTGCGGACGCCAGCCGAACCCCCACATTACGGTTTCGTAATGCAAAGCCGGGCGGCCTTGGGCCACACTCGCGCCATGAGGATCCTGGTGGTGGAAGACGAGGTGCGGCTGGCCGCCTACCTCAAGAAGGGCTTGACCGAAAACGGCTACGTGGTCGACGTGGCGCACGATGGCATCGACGGGCGGCACCTGGCCACAGAAGGCGAATACGACCTGGTGCTGCTAGACGTCATGCTGCCGGGCATCGACGGTTTCGGCGTGCTGCGCGGGCTGCGCGAGCGCAAGGACACGCCGGTGCTGATGCTCACCGCCCGCGACAAGGTGGAGGACCGGGTCAGCGGCCTCAAGGGCGGCGCCGACGACTACCTCGTCAAACCCTTTGCGTTCAGCGAACTGCTGGCACGCGTGGAAGCGCTGCTACGCCGCGGCAGCAAGAATCCCCAGCCGCTCATGCAGCTGCGACTGGCCGACCTGGAGGTTGACCTCGCCCGTCGCAAGGCCACCCGAGGCGACAAGCGGCTCGATCTC
Protein-coding regions in this window:
- a CDS encoding heavy metal response regulator transcription factor; this translates as MRILVVEDEVRLAAYLKKGLTENGYVVDVAHDGIDGRHLATEGEYDLVLLDVMLPGIDGFGVLRGLRERKDTPVLMLTARDKVEDRVSGLKGGADDYLVKPFAFSELLARVEALLRRGSKNPQPLMQLRLADLEVDLARRKATRGDKRLDLTPKEFGLLTLLLRRTGEVLSRTVLAEQVWDMHFDSETNVIDVAVRRLRAKLDDGFDKPLLHTVRGVGYVLEMRE